In Bacteroidota bacterium, one genomic interval encodes:
- the truB gene encoding tRNA pseudouridine(55) synthase TruB: MRTYDFAAGEVLLIDKPLTWTSFDAVNRVKYQITRRLKIKAKVGHAGTLDPLATGLLIICTGKFTKRLDSFQAQEKEYTGTIVVGATTPCCDLEKPVDAWFETAHISDELLHRTAMQFMGKQTQVPPVFSAIRVNGKRAYEHARSGRETTMPPREVEIPAFDITGIRRITDEQGHALIEVDFRVACSKGTYIRSLARDFGQALGAGGHLSALRRTKIGEFDVKDAITTAQFMELMEEMEKSLNVDGDTA, from the coding sequence ATGCGCACCTATGATTTTGCGGCCGGTGAGGTGCTGCTTATTGACAAGCCGCTTACCTGGACATCGTTTGATGCGGTGAACCGCGTGAAATATCAGATTACGCGGAGGCTGAAAATAAAAGCCAAAGTGGGGCATGCGGGTACGCTTGATCCGCTGGCTACAGGGCTGCTGATTATTTGCACAGGCAAATTCACCAAGCGGCTCGACAGCTTTCAGGCGCAGGAAAAAGAATATACCGGCACCATTGTGGTAGGAGCCACCACGCCCTGCTGCGATCTTGAAAAGCCGGTGGATGCGTGGTTTGAAACCGCACACATAAGTGATGAGCTGCTGCACCGCACTGCCATGCAGTTTATGGGAAAGCAAACGCAGGTGCCGCCGGTATTTTCGGCTATTCGTGTAAACGGCAAACGGGCCTACGAACACGCCCGCAGCGGCCGCGAAACAACCATGCCGCCGCGCGAGGTGGAAATTCCGGCATTTGACATTACCGGCATACGCCGCATTACCGATGAGCAGGGCCACGCACTTATTGAAGTTGATTTTAGAGTGGCCTGCAGCAAGGGCACCTACATACGCTCACTGGCACGCGATTTCGGGCAGGCGTTGGGCGCCGGCGGGCACCTGAGCGCCCTGCGCCGAACCAAAATAGGCGAGTTTGACGTGAAAGACGCCATTACTACAGCGCAGTTTATGGAACTGATGGAGGAAATGGAAAAAAGCCTGAATGTGGACGGAGATACTGCGTAA
- a CDS encoding undecaprenyl-diphosphate phosphatase — MGIAETLVLAVIEGLTEFLPVSSTGHMIIASSFMGIAADPFVKTFTVAIQLGAILSVLVLYWKRFLQSVNFYVKLAIAFVPAAVFGFLLNDYIDALLENVIVVAVTLVLGGVVFLFIDKWFARNETQGSDEVKPRSALLIGLFQVVAMIPGVSRSAATIIGGLTQGLTRRAAAEFSFFLAVPTMFAATAYKLFKLWKEGGSFTPDQTQMLLLGNVVAFVVAIAAIRGFIGFLSRRGFAVFGWYRIALGLVLLVIHFFFFPLTVA; from the coding sequence ATGGGTATAGCTGAAACACTTGTACTGGCCGTTATTGAAGGGCTCACTGAATTTCTGCCGGTATCGTCAACCGGGCACATGATTATTGCCTCGTCGTTTATGGGCATTGCGGCCGATCCGTTTGTGAAAACGTTTACCGTAGCCATACAGCTTGGTGCCATACTTTCGGTGCTGGTGCTGTACTGGAAACGTTTTTTGCAAAGCGTGAATTTTTATGTGAAACTGGCCATTGCGTTTGTGCCGGCCGCCGTGTTTGGTTTTTTGCTGAACGATTACATTGATGCACTGCTTGAAAATGTAATTGTGGTAGCCGTAACACTGGTGCTGGGCGGCGTGGTGTTTTTGTTTATAGATAAATGGTTTGCGCGAAACGAAACGCAGGGCAGCGATGAGGTGAAACCGCGCTCGGCATTGCTCATTGGCCTGTTTCAGGTGGTGGCTATGATTCCGGGCGTATCACGCTCAGCGGCCACCATTATTGGCGGGTTAACGCAGGGACTAACGCGGCGGGCGGCGGCCGAGTTTTCGTTTTTTCTGGCGGTGCCCACCATGTTTGCGGCCACGGCCTACAAGTTGTTTAAGCTTTGGAAGGAGGGCGGCAGCTTTACACCCGATCAGACACAAATGCTGCTGCTGGGCAATGTAGTAGCGTTTGTAGTAGCCATAGCGGCCATACGTGGTTTTATCGGTTTCCTTTCGCGAAGGGGTTTTGCGGTGTTTGGCTGGTACCGTATAGCGCTGGGGCTGGTGCTGCTTGTTATTCATTTCTTCTTTTTTCCGCTTACCGTAGCATGA
- a CDS encoding SdpI family protein — translation MKTIFTKPFELVLLALSLAPLIFMAVTWGSYPEKVPVHWGPDGQVDRMGSPATFWVFACIGLAAYPLLLLIPKIDPKRKQLAADDKGFGSLRLVLHLFFAALPVVAALAALGTVTDIPRIITIMVLLLFLGLGNYMTVVKPNYFAGIRTPWTLSNDEVWRKTHRLGGRVWVIMALIMLPLVFLLPAEAMFITFISGILLSTAGVVVYSYLLWKKLSKTPTQQ, via the coding sequence ATGAAAACGATCTTTACAAAGCCTTTCGAACTTGTGCTTCTTGCACTTTCGCTGGCGCCGCTCATTTTTATGGCTGTAACCTGGGGCAGCTACCCCGAAAAAGTACCTGTGCACTGGGGCCCCGACGGGCAGGTTGACAGAATGGGCAGCCCCGCCACGTTTTGGGTATTTGCATGTATCGGGCTGGCTGCCTATCCGCTGCTGCTGCTCATCCCCAAAATCGATCCCAAGCGCAAACAGCTGGCGGCAGACGATAAAGGCTTCGGCTCGCTGCGGCTTGTGCTTCATCTCTTCTTTGCCGCACTGCCCGTTGTGGCCGCTTTAGCCGCGCTGGGCACAGTTACCGATATTCCGCGCATCATTACCATCATGGTACTGCTGCTGTTTCTCGGCCTGGGTAATTACATGACGGTGGTAAAGCCCAACTACTTTGCCGGCATCCGCACCCCGTGGACACTCAGCAACGATGAGGTGTGGCGCAAAACACACCGTCTTGGCGGCCGTGTGTGGGTAATTATGGCACTAATCATGCTGCCGCTTGTGTTTCTGCTACCGGCCGAAGCCATGTTTATCACCTTCATTTCCGGAATTTTACTCAGCACGGCAGGGGTAGTGGTTTACTCTTATCTGCTTTGGAAAAAACTCAGCAAAACACCTACACAGCAGTAA
- the queA gene encoding tRNA preQ1(34) S-adenosylmethionine ribosyltransferase-isomerase QueA — translation MKLSQFKFTLPRELVADYPAKNRDESRLMVIDRKTGTIEHKLFKDILDYFEDGDAMILNDTKVFPARLYGNKEKTGAKIEVFLLRELNRESRLWDVLVDPARKIRIGNKLYFGENDSLVAEVIDNTTSRGRTLRFLFDGPYEEFKKTIEELGNTPIPKYIRRPLQADDAERYQTVYARVEGAVAAPTAGLHFSRELLKRLELKGVGFGMLTLHVGLGSFRPVEVEDLTKHKMESEQVEIPQSCADVVNAAKIRKKRVCAVGTTCVRAIETSVSTEGLLKPYIGWTNRFIFPPYDFQIPNCMITNFHAPESTLLMMVTAFGGYDLIMKAYKEAVKEKYRFLSYGDAMLIL, via the coding sequence ATGAAACTATCACAGTTCAAATTCACGCTGCCCCGCGAACTTGTTGCCGATTATCCGGCAAAAAACCGCGATGAGTCGCGGCTGATGGTGATTGACCGCAAAACAGGTACAATCGAGCATAAGCTTTTTAAAGACATTCTCGACTACTTTGAAGACGGCGATGCCATGATTTTGAATGATACCAAGGTGTTTCCGGCCCGTTTGTATGGCAATAAGGAAAAAACCGGGGCAAAAATCGAGGTTTTTCTGCTGCGTGAGCTTAACCGCGAAAGCCGTTTGTGGGATGTGCTGGTTGATCCGGCCCGTAAAATCCGTATCGGCAACAAGCTTTATTTTGGCGAAAACGATTCGCTGGTGGCTGAAGTAATTGACAACACCACCTCACGCGGCCGCACACTGCGTTTCCTGTTCGACGGGCCTTACGAGGAATTTAAGAAAACCATTGAGGAGCTGGGCAACACACCCATTCCGAAATACATACGCCGTCCGCTGCAGGCCGATGATGCCGAGCGTTACCAAACCGTGTATGCCCGCGTAGAAGGTGCAGTAGCGGCCCCCACAGCCGGTTTGCACTTTAGCCGCGAGTTGCTTAAGCGCCTCGAACTCAAAGGCGTTGGCTTTGGCATGCTTACCCTGCACGTGGGGCTGGGCAGTTTCCGCCCGGTGGAGGTGGAAGACCTTACCAAACACAAAATGGAATCGGAGCAGGTAGAAATTCCCCAGTCGTGTGCCGATGTGGTGAATGCCGCTAAAATCCGTAAAAAGCGCGTGTGCGCCGTAGGCACCACCTGCGTGCGTGCCATAGAAACCTCCGTTTCTACCGAAGGTTTGCTGAAGCCCTACATCGGCTGGACCAACCGCTTTATTTTTCCGCCGTATGATTTTCAGATTCCCAACTGCATGATTACCAACTTCCACGCGCCCGAATCGACGCTGCTGATGATGGTAACTGCGTTTGGCGGCTATGATCTGATTATGAAGGCATACAAGGAAGCTGTGAAGGAAAAATACCGCTTCCTCAGCTACGGCGATGCCATGCTTATTTTGTAA
- a CDS encoding class D beta-lactamase — translation MRKLLLTALIGCFASLLGAQEADTSRIGIYRLLALQPGDSLMDYHSFGVGFSNSDSSLIFFFVRTAPDANRNQITLVYPAVSAYDGYKAVLHPDTLHISSSCFAPAQIDTVWLENADEDREDELCVLFSVYPYCDLYRPKQHLVVYDNCYTANNQHTVILNGFIKRGALNELKHLSTTFPGMNMHKSPYTQFNNILSRHFAKPHAALPPVMRNDLNYLYDSIGVQGCFVLYDPQLQQYTYVNQSMATWQVTPASTFKICNTLIGLETGVLKDEQQVFEWNGKKHQNPNWNKTQNLQEAYKNSTVWYYQELARRVGAARMKMWLDSCGYGNADTTGGITQFWLTGKLRISAGQQIEFLKLLHDNKLPFSEQTMGTTKKIMINEANGQFTMYGKTGWGYTDSLLMTGWYVGYVEVGSKVYYFANLLTTSTDYNNPHFGNARKALAYRMLREMQVIPSSTN, via the coding sequence ATGCGCAAACTCCTGCTCACCGCACTGATTGGCTGTTTTGCATCTTTGCTCGGTGCGCAGGAGGCAGATACTTCGCGGATTGGCATTTATCGTTTGCTCGCTTTGCAGCCCGGAGATTCATTGATGGATTACCATTCCTTCGGTGTGGGCTTTTCCAATAGCGATTCTTCCTTGATTTTCTTTTTCGTGCGAACTGCACCCGATGCCAACCGGAATCAGATTACATTGGTTTACCCGGCGGTTAGTGCTTACGATGGATATAAAGCAGTTCTTCATCCTGATACATTGCATATCTCATCATCGTGCTTTGCCCCGGCTCAGATTGATACGGTTTGGCTGGAAAATGCGGATGAAGACAGGGAAGATGAGTTATGTGTATTGTTCTCCGTTTACCCATACTGCGACCTATATCGTCCCAAGCAGCATCTTGTAGTTTACGACAATTGTTATACCGCTAACAATCAGCATACCGTCATTCTTAACGGGTTTATTAAACGTGGCGCACTCAATGAGTTGAAACACCTGAGCACCACATTTCCCGGAATGAATATGCACAAGTCACCATACACTCAATTCAACAACATACTCAGCCGGCATTTTGCAAAACCACATGCCGCATTGCCCCCGGTAATGCGCAATGACCTGAACTACCTCTACGATTCAATTGGCGTGCAGGGTTGCTTTGTACTATACGACCCGCAGTTGCAGCAATACACGTATGTAAATCAGTCAATGGCCACGTGGCAAGTCACTCCGGCTTCCACTTTCAAAATCTGCAATACACTTATTGGTCTCGAAACAGGTGTATTGAAAGATGAACAGCAGGTATTTGAATGGAATGGCAAAAAGCACCAGAACCCCAACTGGAATAAAACTCAAAATCTGCAGGAAGCCTACAAAAACTCAACCGTGTGGTATTATCAGGAACTGGCGCGGCGTGTGGGTGCAGCACGAATGAAGATGTGGCTCGATTCGTGCGGCTACGGAAACGCAGATACCACCGGAGGCATAACACAATTCTGGCTCACCGGAAAATTGCGGATCAGTGCCGGACAACAGATCGAATTTTTAAAACTCCTGCACGACAATAAGCTCCCGTTTTCGGAACAAACAATGGGTACCACAAAGAAAATAATGATTAATGAAGCGAACGGCCAATTTACCATGTACGGCAAAACCGGCTGGGGCTATACCGATTCGCTGCTCATGACCGGCTGGTATGTGGGTTATGTGGAAGTGGGCAGCAAAGTATATTACTTCGCCAACCTGCTCACCACCTCAACTGATTACAACAATCCGCATTTCGGTAATGCCCGTAAGGCACTGGCCTATCGCATGCTGCGTGAAATGCAGGTGATTCCTTCATCCACCAATTAA
- a CDS encoding winged helix-turn-helix transcriptional regulator, whose protein sequence is MNTLFKALGDETRREILAMLRERDMTAGEIADAFHISKPSISHHLDLLRQAGLVTSERNGQFILYTLNTTVLDEALSWVMSLKTKNDNPKKKKQ, encoded by the coding sequence GTGAATACATTATTTAAAGCCTTAGGCGATGAAACCCGACGTGAAATTTTGGCGATGTTGCGCGAGCGCGACATGACCGCAGGAGAAATAGCCGATGCGTTTCACATCAGCAAACCAAGCATATCGCATCATCTTGATTTGCTCAGGCAGGCTGGTTTGGTTACCTCGGAACGCAACGGGCAGTTTATCCTTTACACGCTCAACACCACGGTGCTTGATGAAGCACTGAGCTGGGTAATGAGCCTGAAAACGAAAAATGATAACCCTAAAAAGAAAAAACAATGA
- a CDS encoding DUF3098 domain-containing protein, translating to MAFGRTNYLIILGGVVMLIIGYLLMVGGGSDDPNVFNEEMFSTRRITVSPIVLLLGFVVVLYGIMHKGKTQA from the coding sequence ATGGCTTTTGGCCGCACCAATTACCTGATTATACTTGGTGGTGTGGTGATGCTCATTATCGGCTATCTGCTTATGGTAGGCGGCGGGTCTGACGATCCGAATGTGTTTAACGAAGAAATGTTCAGCACACGCCGTATTACGGTATCGCCCATTGTGCTGCTGCTGGGTTTTGTGGTGGTGCTTTACGGCATTATGCACAAAGGCAAAACACAGGCCTAA